A single Mangifera indica cultivar Alphonso chromosome 20, CATAS_Mindica_2.1, whole genome shotgun sequence DNA region contains:
- the LOC123203958 gene encoding thaumatin-like protein: MKFQAFSIFSFLPIALCITLVNAASFDITNNCQYTVWAAAVPGGGKQLDHGQTWTITADPGTTAARIWARTNCQFDANGKGKCETGDCNGLLECQAYGAPPNTLAEYALKQYMDMDFIDMSNIDGFNVPMEFSSVSSGCNRVISCTADIIGQCPSELKVPGGCNGPCPVFKTDEYCCNSGSCGPTTYSKFFKDRCPDVYSYPKDDATSTFTCPSGTNYKVVFCP, encoded by the coding sequence ATGAAGTTTCAAGCATTCTccattttttctttccttccaaTTGCCCTCTGCATCACCTTAGTTAATGCAGCCTCTTTTGATATTACAAACAACTGCCAATACACCGTTTGGGCGGCTGCTGTGCCTGGTGGTGGTAAACAACTTGACCATGGCCAAACATGGACCATCACTGCCGACCCTGGCACCACCGCAGCCCGCATATGGGCTCGGACCAATTGCCAGTTTGATGCCAATGGGAAAGGCAAGTGCGAGACCGGTGACTGCAACGGGCTCCTCGAATGCCAAGCCTACGGTGCACCACCGAACACATTGGCTGAGTATGCTTTGAAGCAATACATGGACATGGACTTCATTGATATGTCTAACATTGATGGGTTTAATGTTCCGATGGAGTTTAGTTCGGTCTCCAGTGGATGCAATCGAGTGATCAGCTGCACGGCCGATATCATTGGTCAATGCCCGAGTGAACTTAAGGTTCCCGGAGGATGTAATGGTCCTTGTCCTGTATTCAAGACAGATGAATATTGCTGTAATTCCGGTAGCTGCGGACCTACAACTTACTCTAAGTTTTTCAAGGATAGATGCCCAGATGTTTACAGTTACCCTAAGGATGATGCAACCAGCACTTTTACCTGCCCCAGTGGAACTAATTACAAGGTTGTATTCTGCCCTTAG